The proteins below come from a single Gimesia alba genomic window:
- a CDS encoding M56 family metallopeptidase codes for MSSLVPIQETVGALLLASDIFNSVNIELVDRIGWTLLNSIWQFTLLMIIYLAVERLLAKRSPQARYLAGVLTMGFMLSALPVTFLVLGQHSLTSVVSEWQTEGANLSEPRLNENSEHDAARSSTSSEELALPGTRSSEFSQADSEFSAEVNPSSNAEHGGEHSDTALSGHKKYFGGGGYSISEALMKTSQLVHPWLPIVVYCWILGTLLASVRPGLGWLTVHKLKTSGSTPVPESVRQLLLETARRVGLSTRVDVIQSSLVTVPGVVGWFRPVILLPAGVVTGLTTQQLEAILAHELAHIRRHDYLINLLQALLETVLFYHPAVWWVSHRIRLHREDCCDECAVSQVSDRVTYAGALLAVHDLRGSVPMPMLSAKGGSLHARIRRIVGQEEPLSASSGWWMALTLAGLMIGAIYLANADKQASAGSEEFATRTVRVAKPEKVSAVEEHSEKKPANASEFQSAFFRADEQAPVLSKLESLGLYKATTFDMRGPKKQTAYRVRLFGRVPEDAWPLIGKLGTLRYVNLTGVNTSSRNLRFLIRARSRWDARVPHPCLRELHVVNSRFEPVDLALLESQPYLQKLNAMLTVFKLTSDERRSRLGKLSNEEQQRFSTIARADGSRTHIAQAAILTDRAMVRLKNLTQLRELILINTFVSEASLSALSEMSQLQVLEFPLITPLDESKAQVFKQMQALRKLSLPAIGPGTGAVLAGLPALEELDTRSLTDQSAAELAGAPKLKRLTLWSNNLTDAGLQQLGRIKSLERLDIRANDGPLTLQGIAQFQATRPDCEVIHSLKQPELNENVRKLPADLFVVGFNWTGARSREELLKHAKEKFGDSQFWVEVQPQTRKGYLGALALVRGKSGRDWLTAALNSSEDYTVKMVVPLTHQLLRTEGVDFRVLSQNNQEETSDNSSKKAKTKTRPESKEGTSATSATSGSGQADDLSLPPFDEFIEQLRKTNQTEAANYLTGRRESLLKRLEGHPTAVLVYGQIVAPEGEPPQLCNAQMKIIKGGYFIGSVGNLAKPVGFRMFGCRKVDLVPREAGGDQVKSGDTVSLGRIVMQPYAREELATVRGRLKFGRDIAVSAVRIRVVIDPAKTNSISGGTDGFLEWPEKEQVTIGKNFEFEHRQLAPLPHRLEIESPGHRRVFRNLHLTSGGTLELGTIEVPAAPQFEVELRTADTLDFSKAKQRKVHVFLDDVWKSNPDNPMLAKYSGGDMRFVMRRNRYVRRGRAILSEENQPELVTLHSGVASLKIADLGEGDLNSHLMPSVLRKDLSSAREIPIREGHVYLTWHTYWKHWTLLQVKIQKD; via the coding sequence ATGAGCAGTCTCGTACCGATCCAGGAAACAGTGGGTGCTCTTCTTCTGGCGTCCGATATCTTCAATTCAGTAAATATAGAGCTGGTTGATCGAATTGGCTGGACGCTGCTCAACAGTATCTGGCAGTTCACGCTGTTGATGATCATCTACCTGGCCGTGGAACGACTGCTGGCAAAGAGATCGCCTCAGGCCCGTTATCTGGCCGGAGTTCTGACAATGGGATTCATGTTGTCGGCGTTACCGGTGACATTTCTGGTGCTGGGCCAGCATTCATTGACATCGGTGGTGTCGGAATGGCAAACAGAAGGGGCGAATCTGTCTGAGCCGAGACTGAATGAAAACTCCGAGCATGACGCAGCACGGAGTAGCACGAGCAGCGAAGAGCTGGCTCTGCCGGGAACTCGAAGTTCGGAGTTTTCTCAAGCAGACAGCGAATTTTCCGCCGAGGTGAATCCGTCTTCGAATGCCGAGCACGGCGGCGAGCATAGCGATACAGCGTTGTCTGGACACAAGAAATATTTCGGAGGCGGCGGTTACTCGATTTCCGAGGCTTTGATGAAAACCAGTCAATTGGTACATCCGTGGTTGCCTATTGTGGTCTACTGCTGGATTCTGGGAACACTCCTCGCATCAGTTCGCCCGGGGCTGGGCTGGCTGACGGTTCACAAGTTGAAAACATCGGGATCAACGCCCGTTCCCGAATCAGTGCGGCAGCTTCTACTTGAAACTGCGCGGCGGGTTGGATTGTCGACGCGCGTTGATGTTATTCAGTCATCACTGGTGACGGTACCCGGAGTGGTCGGCTGGTTCAGACCTGTGATCCTGCTCCCGGCCGGAGTTGTGACGGGACTGACGACACAGCAACTGGAGGCCATTCTCGCGCATGAACTGGCACATATTCGACGACACGACTATCTGATTAATCTGCTTCAGGCACTCTTGGAAACCGTTTTATTTTATCATCCTGCAGTCTGGTGGGTTTCTCACAGAATTCGTTTACACCGCGAAGATTGCTGCGACGAATGTGCTGTATCGCAGGTCTCAGATCGAGTGACTTACGCTGGCGCATTGCTGGCCGTGCATGATCTGCGAGGGAGCGTTCCCATGCCCATGCTCTCTGCCAAAGGGGGCTCGCTGCACGCTCGAATCCGGCGGATTGTGGGCCAGGAAGAACCGCTGTCCGCTTCCTCGGGGTGGTGGATGGCGTTGACGCTCGCCGGATTGATGATCGGGGCCATTTATCTGGCCAACGCGGACAAGCAGGCCTCTGCTGGTTCCGAGGAATTTGCGACACGAACAGTTCGGGTCGCCAAACCAGAAAAAGTCAGCGCGGTTGAAGAACATTCCGAAAAGAAGCCGGCTAACGCATCCGAATTTCAATCCGCCTTCTTCAGGGCGGATGAGCAGGCGCCTGTTCTGAGCAAGCTTGAATCTCTCGGGCTCTACAAAGCAACGACGTTCGACATGCGCGGTCCCAAAAAGCAGACAGCCTACCGTGTGCGGCTCTTCGGTAGAGTGCCGGAGGACGCCTGGCCATTGATCGGGAAACTGGGGACGCTGCGATACGTCAACCTCACCGGCGTCAATACGTCGTCGAGGAATCTGCGATTTCTCATTCGCGCCCGTTCAAGGTGGGACGCTCGAGTACCCCACCCCTGTTTGCGCGAACTCCATGTGGTCAATTCCCGTTTCGAACCAGTCGATCTGGCTCTCCTGGAATCACAACCCTATTTGCAGAAACTCAACGCGATGCTGACGGTCTTCAAACTGACTTCAGACGAACGCAGGTCGCGGCTGGGAAAACTTTCAAATGAGGAACAGCAACGATTTTCGACGATCGCTCGTGCAGACGGCAGTCGTACTCATATCGCCCAGGCTGCCATTCTGACGGATCGTGCCATGGTACGACTCAAAAATTTGACGCAACTCCGCGAGTTGATCCTGATTAATACGTTTGTCTCGGAAGCCAGTCTTTCAGCGCTGTCTGAAATGTCACAGCTCCAAGTGCTTGAGTTTCCACTCATCACACCCCTGGACGAATCGAAAGCACAAGTCTTCAAACAGATGCAGGCGCTTCGCAAGTTGTCGCTACCCGCGATCGGGCCTGGTACGGGGGCAGTCCTGGCGGGTTTGCCCGCTTTAGAAGAGCTGGACACGCGGAGTCTGACCGATCAATCGGCGGCTGAACTTGCTGGTGCCCCAAAGCTGAAGCGACTCACGCTCTGGTCCAACAACCTGACCGATGCGGGGCTGCAACAACTGGGCCGAATTAAGTCGCTCGAACGGCTTGATATCCGGGCCAACGATGGTCCGTTGACGCTTCAGGGAATTGCTCAGTTCCAGGCAACGCGACCGGACTGCGAGGTGATTCATTCCTTGAAGCAGCCTGAGCTAAATGAAAACGTGCGGAAGCTCCCGGCTGACTTATTTGTTGTTGGTTTCAATTGGACCGGAGCGCGTTCGCGCGAGGAACTCCTGAAGCATGCTAAGGAAAAGTTTGGCGATTCCCAATTCTGGGTCGAAGTCCAGCCGCAGACGCGGAAGGGATATCTCGGAGCACTGGCGCTCGTGCGCGGAAAGTCCGGACGTGACTGGCTGACTGCAGCGTTAAACTCCAGCGAAGACTACACGGTTAAAATGGTGGTACCATTGACGCACCAGTTACTGCGTACAGAAGGCGTGGATTTCCGTGTGCTCAGTCAGAACAATCAAGAGGAAACTTCGGATAATTCCAGCAAAAAGGCGAAGACGAAAACGCGTCCTGAGTCAAAAGAAGGGACCTCTGCAACGTCGGCAACTTCTGGCAGCGGTCAAGCGGACGACCTGAGTCTTCCGCCGTTTGATGAATTCATAGAACAACTGCGAAAGACGAATCAGACCGAAGCGGCAAACTACCTCACGGGGCGCCGTGAGTCTCTTCTCAAAAGGTTGGAAGGTCATCCGACAGCCGTGTTGGTTTACGGGCAAATCGTAGCTCCCGAAGGAGAACCGCCGCAGTTGTGCAACGCGCAAATGAAAATCATCAAAGGGGGCTATTTTATCGGCAGTGTTGGGAACCTCGCGAAACCTGTTGGTTTTCGTATGTTTGGCTGCCGAAAAGTCGATCTCGTTCCGCGCGAAGCCGGTGGTGATCAAGTCAAATCGGGCGACACGGTTTCACTGGGACGGATTGTGATGCAACCCTATGCACGCGAAGAATTAGCGACTGTTCGTGGTCGCCTGAAATTTGGCCGAGACATCGCTGTCTCCGCTGTCCGCATTCGCGTTGTGATAGATCCAGCGAAAACGAACAGCATCTCCGGTGGAACGGACGGCTTTCTGGAATGGCCGGAAAAGGAACAGGTGACGATCGGAAAAAACTTTGAGTTTGAACATCGTCAGCTGGCTCCTTTGCCTCACCGACTTGAGATCGAGTCCCCCGGCCACCGGCGCGTGTTCCGCAACTTGCATCTGACTTCCGGAGGAACGCTTGAATTGGGAACCATCGAAGTTCCTGCAGCTCCCCAATTCGAAGTCGAACTGCGGACGGCAGACACTCTTGATTTCAGCAAGGCCAAACAGCGGAAGGTTCACGTATTTCTGGATGACGTGTGGAAGTCGAATCCGGACAACCCCATGCTGGCGAAATACTCAGGCGGCGATATGCGGTTTGTCATGCGTCGCAACCGGTATGTCCGTCGTGGAAGGGCTATTTTGAGTGAAGAAAACCAACCGGAGCTTGTGACTTTACACAGTGGTGTCGCCTCTTTGAAGATTGCCGATCTGGGGGAGGGAGATCTCAACAGTCACTTAATGCCGTCAGTACTACGTAAAGACCTGTCTTCTGCTCGGGAGATTCCGATTCGCGAAGGGCACGTTTACCTGACCTGGCATACATACTGGAAACACTGGACGCTGTTGCAGGTGAAGATCCAAAAGGACTGA
- a CDS encoding FliA/WhiG family RNA polymerase sigma factor has translation MAIKASEEIAEIWKVFKQDQSNQALRNKLIEQYVPLVRYNAERVWAKLPEGVDLNDLISAGVFGLMDAINAFDLERGVKFETYCVPRIRGAMLDELRTMDWVPRLVRSKASKLEAARKAAEAEHGRPPADEEIARKMQLSRKEFDKLKNEANAVGLVSLNKKWYETDSYKDVREVDILEDAKGEDPTKSIQKRDLMRLVTKGLNRNERLIIILYYYEELTMKEIGTTLGLSESRVSQMHSSIVNRLKEQLGRRRPEFA, from the coding sequence ATGGCCATCAAAGCCAGTGAAGAAATCGCAGAAATCTGGAAGGTATTCAAGCAGGATCAATCCAACCAGGCTTTGCGTAACAAGCTCATAGAGCAATACGTTCCCCTGGTTCGTTATAATGCAGAACGGGTGTGGGCCAAACTACCCGAAGGTGTGGATTTGAACGACCTGATTTCGGCTGGTGTGTTCGGTCTGATGGATGCCATTAATGCATTCGATCTGGAACGGGGCGTCAAGTTTGAAACCTATTGCGTGCCCCGTATTCGTGGTGCCATGCTGGACGAACTGCGTACGATGGACTGGGTGCCGCGACTGGTTCGCAGCAAAGCCAGTAAGCTGGAAGCGGCCCGCAAAGCCGCCGAAGCAGAACACGGCAGACCTCCTGCGGATGAAGAAATCGCCCGCAAAATGCAATTGTCGCGTAAAGAGTTTGATAAACTCAAAAACGAAGCCAACGCCGTCGGCTTGGTAAGTTTGAACAAAAAATGGTACGAAACGGATAGTTACAAAGACGTCCGAGAAGTCGATATTCTCGAAGACGCCAAAGGCGAAGATCCCACCAAGAGCATTCAGAAACGGGATCTGATGCGACTGGTCACCAAAGGCCTGAACCGCAACGAGCGTCTGATTATCATCCTGTACTACTACGAAGAACTGACCATGAAAGAGATCGGTACCACCCTGGGCCTCTCCGAATCCCGCGTCAGCCAGATGCACTCCAGCATCGTCAACCGCCTGAAAGAACAACTGGGCCGCCGCCGTCCCGAATTCGCTTAA
- a CDS encoding P-loop NTPase gives MAPVVNEILVSQAEVISTDPTTENLQPSLASRGDQAKVLRGLMEQRQPGIIEKDKSTRCRTLAVCSGKGGVGKSVISLNLALALAQSGASVCLMDVNLALGNIDLLSRLNGYWNLSHVVSGARSLKEIQLEGPLGVNVVTGASGLTDLADCSEAVRKDVLGQMQELEATHDYLILDNGTGIHRSIRQFVTTADDVLIVTTPEPTAIADAYATIKSLSTIQSLEIQTLVNQFTSEDQAENVFQQLKKTTELFLHTGLSQAGQIPHDLHVVQSVYDREPFVLSHPDCPASEAIYKLADHLIDLNKVKEPKHKQESYFPRLWKRLLGEAA, from the coding sequence ATGGCTCCAGTTGTCAATGAAATCTTAGTGAGTCAGGCAGAAGTCATTTCTACTGATCCAACGACGGAGAATCTTCAGCCGTCTCTCGCATCGCGGGGCGACCAGGCCAAGGTTCTGCGTGGTCTGATGGAACAACGGCAGCCGGGAATCATTGAGAAAGACAAATCAACACGCTGTCGGACACTTGCGGTTTGCAGTGGAAAAGGGGGCGTCGGAAAATCAGTCATTTCTCTGAACCTGGCGTTGGCGCTGGCACAATCGGGGGCCTCGGTTTGCCTGATGGATGTGAATCTGGCGCTCGGAAATATCGATTTACTGAGTCGTTTAAACGGCTATTGGAATCTGTCGCATGTGGTCAGCGGTGCCCGTTCTTTAAAAGAAATTCAACTCGAGGGACCTTTAGGAGTCAACGTGGTCACCGGTGCCAGCGGCCTGACCGATTTAGCCGACTGCTCGGAAGCGGTTCGCAAAGATGTGCTGGGGCAAATGCAGGAACTGGAAGCGACACACGATTATCTGATTTTAGATAACGGCACTGGCATTCATCGCAGTATCCGGCAGTTTGTCACAACCGCCGACGATGTGTTGATCGTGACCACTCCCGAACCAACGGCGATTGCCGACGCTTATGCCACGATCAAATCGTTATCGACCATTCAATCATTAGAAATACAGACGCTGGTCAATCAATTTACTTCTGAAGACCAGGCCGAGAATGTCTTTCAGCAACTCAAGAAAACCACCGAATTATTTTTACACACCGGCTTAAGTCAGGCTGGTCAGATTCCGCATGATCTGCATGTGGTACAGTCCGTTTATGACCGGGAGCCTTTTGTATTAAGTCACCCGGATTGTCCCGCGTCGGAGGCAATTTATAAACTGGCCGATCATCTGATCGATCTGAATAAAGTCAAAGAACCGAAACACAAACAAGAGTCTTACTTTCCGCGGCTTTGGAAGCGCTTGCTTGGTGAAGCCGCATAA
- a CDS encoding BlaI/MecI/CopY family transcriptional regulator produces MARPASNQPTEVELQILRILWHNGPSPVRDIHQGLQADKQTNYSTTVKMLAVMLEKGLVKRDETVSPYVYQAAITQQRTQKKILDSLVQQVYDGSRMSLVMQALSTGRASAEEIEEVRALLDKLERKQS; encoded by the coding sequence ATGGCACGACCAGCGTCGAATCAGCCGACCGAGGTTGAATTACAGATATTGCGGATTCTGTGGCACAATGGGCCCAGTCCTGTGCGCGACATACATCAGGGATTGCAAGCCGACAAACAAACCAATTACTCGACGACAGTCAAGATGTTGGCCGTCATGTTGGAGAAGGGGCTTGTCAAGCGTGACGAAACCGTCTCTCCGTACGTTTATCAGGCTGCCATCACGCAACAGCGTACGCAGAAGAAAATCCTCGACTCCCTGGTTCAGCAAGTTTACGACGGCTCGCGCATGAGTCTGGTGATGCAGGCGCTTTCAACGGGTCGGGCATCTGCTGAGGAAATCGAAGAAGTGCGCGCACTTCTCGACAAACTCGAAAGGAAGCAGTCATGA